The window AGATAATAAAATACTATTGGCTAAGTGTACGTATTACACTATCTTTGACAGGCTGAATAAAATTTAGATGAATAAGATAAATCGAATAGGTGTTTTTACATCTGGTGGTGATGCTCCAGGTATGAATGCAGCGATCCGTGCTGTAGTGAGAGCAGGTATATATTATGGAAAAGAGATTGTTGGGATTTACCGAGGTTATGAAGGAATGATTGAAGGTGATTTTGAAGATATGAATGTTCGATCTGTTGCTAATATCCTTCAAAGAGGCGGAACTTTGTTAAAGTCTGCTCGATCCGCGGAATTCAGAACGCCAGAAGGCAGACAAAAAGCTTTTGACCAATTAAAGAAGCAAAACATAGATGCTTTAATTGGAATAGGAGGAGATGGTTCGTTTACCGGTATGCATCATCTTTATCTTGAGCACCAAATGCCTTATATATGCATTCCTGGCACTATTGATAATGATATACCTGGTACTGATTATACGATCGGTTATGATACTGCAACAAATACTGCTGTGGAAGCTATTGATAAAATAAGAGATACAGCGCTTTCTCACAATCGATTATTCTTTATAGAGGTAATGGGAAGAGATTCGGGTTATATTGCCATTAGTAGCGGTATAGCAGGGGGTGCGGTTTCAATTATCATACCTGAAGAAGAGACTTCCATAGATGAATTGGTTGAAAAGCTCAATAAGGGTGAAAAAAAGAAAAAGACTTCAAGTTTAGTCATAGTTGCTGAAGGAGGTAAATCTGGCTCGGCAATGGAGATTGCACAAAAAGTGAAGGAAAAATCCTCTTATTTTGATACAAAAGTGACTATATTAGGACATTTGCAAAGAGGAGGTACACCAACTTACTTTGATCGTGTGTTAGCAAGTAAGATGGGAGTAGCGGCTGTTGAAGGATTAGACCAAGGAAAAACAGATAGCATGGTGG is drawn from Marivirga arenosa and contains these coding sequences:
- the pfkA gene encoding 6-phosphofructokinase — its product is MNKINRIGVFTSGGDAPGMNAAIRAVVRAGIYYGKEIVGIYRGYEGMIEGDFEDMNVRSVANILQRGGTLLKSARSAEFRTPEGRQKAFDQLKKQNIDALIGIGGDGSFTGMHHLYLEHQMPYICIPGTIDNDIPGTDYTIGYDTATNTAVEAIDKIRDTALSHNRLFFIEVMGRDSGYIAISSGIAGGAVSIIIPEEETSIDELVEKLNKGEKKKKTSSLVIVAEGGKSGSAMEIAQKVKEKSSYFDTKVTILGHLQRGGTPTYFDRVLASKMGVAAVEGLDQGKTDSMVGIKHHDIIFNKFEDIMNQPKDIHKDDLRIAKILSI